One window of the Asticcacaulis sp. SL142 genome contains the following:
- a CDS encoding DUF6065 family protein, whose amino-acid sequence MELECFRMQDPAPEIVPGRPDRAWMDSFQSRFPYRCLPLTMANTTGWEILCPVDFMAEWNGGPRNEDLKLTPLDPTDSLGHFVQSHFTHGILTMHTGYLFRTPPGWAVWCSGAPNHVKDGVQALEGLIETDWLPFPFTMNWIMTRPGRVYFNKGEPFCFINLVEHQKMDTVQPVLKYLDADPELLKQYQVWTEKRTEFNAKLEERDPETMKQAWQRFYFKGEIPVEDADAPAEHMVRRRLKSAIEAPRPINRKR is encoded by the coding sequence ATGGAATTAGAGTGCTTCAGGATGCAGGATCCCGCGCCGGAAATCGTGCCCGGACGGCCCGACCGCGCCTGGATGGATAGCTTTCAATCGCGCTTTCCTTACCGCTGCCTGCCGCTGACCATGGCCAATACGACGGGCTGGGAAATCCTGTGTCCGGTTGATTTCATGGCCGAATGGAACGGTGGTCCGCGCAACGAAGACCTGAAACTGACCCCGCTCGATCCCACCGACAGCCTTGGCCATTTCGTGCAGTCGCATTTTACGCACGGTATTTTGACCATGCACACGGGCTATTTGTTTCGCACGCCGCCGGGTTGGGCCGTGTGGTGTTCAGGCGCACCCAACCATGTCAAGGACGGGGTTCAGGCGCTGGAAGGCCTGATCGAGACCGACTGGTTGCCGTTTCCGTTTACGATGAACTGGATCATGACGCGGCCGGGTCGGGTCTATTTCAATAAGGGCGAGCCGTTTTGCTTTATCAATCTGGTTGAGCATCAAAAAATGGACACGGTGCAGCCGGTGCTGAAATATCTGGATGCCGATCCGGAGCTGCTCAAGCAATATCAGGTCTGGACCGAAAAGCGCACCGAGTTTAATGCCAAGCTGGAAGAACGCGATCCGGAGACGATGAAACAGGCCTGGCAGCGCTTTTACTTTAAGGGCGAAATTCCGGTCGAAGACGCTGATGCACCGGCAGAGCATATGGTGCGTCGCCGCTTGAAATCAGCGATTGAAGCCCCGCGGCCAATTAATAGAAAGCGTTGA